In Harmonia axyridis chromosome 6, icHarAxyr1.1, whole genome shotgun sequence, a single window of DNA contains:
- the LOC123682730 gene encoding FUN14 domain-containing protein 1-like: MSDSGKPLHISIPKDEKLQSESTTEKIISNVELPIDGNANNIKSDNYFDFPPRPEASTLDIEEKRKIDVNERIDEPKAELFDLNEAKAALNRLGNNLKANTFPKQMGLGTSTGILAGFLSMKVGRLSALAVGGGIILYEIAHHNKIVTKDLESISKQIKEKDYFNNPKAKKVMDLFAHVKKFAGRNKIFSIALLGGFLVGTGINY, translated from the coding sequence ATGTCCGATTCCGGAAAACCACTTCATATTTCAATTCCGAAAGATGAAAAACTGCAGTCTGAATCAACGACGGAGAAAATTATCTCGAATGTTGAACTTCCCATTGACGGAAATGCCAACAATATAAAATCAGACAATTATTTCGATTTTCCTCCAAGACCAGAAGCCAGTACTCtcgatattgaagaaaaaagaaaaattgatgTTAACGAAAGGATCGATGAGCCAAAAGCAGAACTATTCGATTTGAACGAGGCCAAAGCAGCTCTTAACAGACTTGGAAATAACCTGAAAGCGAACACGTTTCCTAAACAGATGGGATTGGGTACCTCAACAGGAATATTAGCGGGATTTCTATCCATGAAAGTGGGAAGATTATCTGCATTAGCTGTCGGTGGTGGAATCATACTTTACGAAATAGCACATCACAACAAAATCGTTACCAAAGATTTGGAGTCGATTTCGAAGCAAATCAAGGAGAAAGACTACTTTAATAATCCGAAGGCAAAAAAAGTTATGGACTTATTCGCACATGTGAAAAAATTCGCTGGAAGAAACAAGATATTCTCGATTGCATTACTAGGAGGATTTCTGGTCGGCActggaataaattattga